In Rissa tridactyla isolate bRisTri1 chromosome 2, bRisTri1.patW.cur.20221130, whole genome shotgun sequence, a single window of DNA contains:
- the KIF9 gene encoding kinesin-like protein KIF9 isoform X1, which translates to MDAAAKRVHTFVRVKPTADFAQDMIKFGPDNKSIDIYVKKDARKGVVNNRQTDWSFRLDGVLHNTSQERAYETVAKKLVSEALIGYNGTIMCYGQTGAGKTYTMMGATAEYKHRGIIPRAIQQVFKATAHSVDPFVTVRISYLEIYNETLFDLLSTMTRNGTSDMQLAVVDCPQGVYVKGLSIHAVSHEEDALNLLFEARENKYYTSSDCYVYWLS; encoded by the exons ATGGACGCAGCAGCAAAGAGAGTCCATACGTTTGTGCGAGTCAAGCCAACAGCCGATTTTGCTCAAGATATGATCAAGTTTGGGCCAGACAACAAG AGCATAGATATATACGTCAAAAAAGATGCCAGGAAAGGAGTTGTGAACAACAGGCAGACTGACTGGTCCTTTCGGCTGGATGGCGTCCTTCACAACACCTCCCAGGAACGGGCTTATGAGACCGTGGCTAAGAAATTGGTGTCCGAAGCTTTAATTGGCTATAATG GCACGATAATGTGCTATGGGCAAACGGGGGCTGGTAAAACTTACACGATGATGGGGGCGACGGCCGAGTACAAGCATCGAGGAATCATACCCCGGGCTATACAGCAG GTCTTCAAAGCGACTGCGCATTCCGTGGATCCTTTCGTTACTGTCCGAATATCCTACCTGGAGATCTACAATGAGACCTTGTTTGACCTTCTGTCCACCATGACGCGCAATGGGACCAGTGACATGCAGCTGGCTGTAGTGGATTGCCCACAGGGTGTTTACGTCAAGGGCTTATCTATACATGCAGTTAGCCACGAGGAGGATGCTCTAAATCTCCTTTTTGAGGCAAGGGAAAACAAATATTACACTTCCTCTGATTGTTATGTTTATTGGCTTAGCTGA
- the KIF9 gene encoding kinesin-like protein KIF9 isoform X2 has product MQRDYGHGNLAPFWILRRALCWQRCGSLGKGEGARGPISRMDAAAKRVHTFVRVKPTADFAQDMIKFGPDNKSIDIYVKKDARKGVVNNRQTDWSFRLDGVLHNTSQERAYETVAKKLVSEALIGYNGTIMCYGQTGAGKTYTMMGATAEYKHRGIIPRAIQQVFKATAHSVDPFVTVRISYLEIYNETLFDLLSTMTRNGTSDMQLAVVDCPQGVYVKGLSIHAVSHEEDALNLLFEGETNRVITEHTLNKNSSRSHCIFTIYIESRFRAFSDGKCINSKINLIDLAGSERLSKTGSEGQVLKEATYINKSLSFLEQIIIALADPKRDHIPFRQSKLTHVLKDSLGGNCNTVLVANICGEAVHVEETLSSLRFATRMKWITTEPVINETYDQEGTVKALEKEIILLKQELAMHDSLVNRSLVTYDPLTDVQIAEIKSQVHKYLKGDVDEIDIVNVRQVQEVFKQFKLAVSQQEHEVEARLRSKYALIDKNNFAAVAALQKEGVVDVDGYLVQEEDGQASGTRTAPFSSRDGGKKKPRKSNGQPKKEGIRSFLSGRDLDGFLPSKSQGTVSTKDLGVKEAARNHDTAHIDAELSKSAPVEDSQQPSSPPSKPVAFEQFKEKGGSEINRIFKENKSILLARKKRSSTVAQRINFIKREIESIKKALEAQKQERWQQGEYVDDKGQIITDEEEFLLIMKLKDLKEEYRSGYAELQDLKAEIQYCQHLVDQCRNKLITEFEVWYSESFLIPKDVREALKPGGNIRPGMIPINRVMCLEEDEQERFERMQETKLPACPASGSFYKAKMKIDQKHAYTRTVSSLEEIRKKPGLVTAAGKNKPLSFLRVT; this is encoded by the exons ATGCAAAGAGATTATGGTCACGGTAACTTAGCACCATTTTGGATTCTACGGCGGGCGTTGTGTTGGCAGCGCTGCGGTAgtctgggaaaaggagaaggcGCCCGCGGTCCCATTAGCAG AATGGACGCAGCAGCAAAGAGAGTCCATACGTTTGTGCGAGTCAAGCCAACAGCCGATTTTGCTCAAGATATGATCAAGTTTGGGCCAGACAACAAG AGCATAGATATATACGTCAAAAAAGATGCCAGGAAAGGAGTTGTGAACAACAGGCAGACTGACTGGTCCTTTCGGCTGGATGGCGTCCTTCACAACACCTCCCAGGAACGGGCTTATGAGACCGTGGCTAAGAAATTGGTGTCCGAAGCTTTAATTGGCTATAATG GCACGATAATGTGCTATGGGCAAACGGGGGCTGGTAAAACTTACACGATGATGGGGGCGACGGCCGAGTACAAGCATCGAGGAATCATACCCCGGGCTATACAGCAG GTCTTCAAAGCGACTGCGCATTCCGTGGATCCTTTCGTTACTGTCCGAATATCCTACCTGGAGATCTACAATGAGACCTTGTTTGACCTTCTGTCCACCATGACGCGCAATGGGACCAGTGACATGCAGCTGGCTGTAGTGGATTGCCCACAGGGTGTTTACGTCAAGGGCTTATCTATACATGCAGTTAGCCACGAGGAGGATGCTCTAAATCTCCTTTTTGAG GGCGAGACCAACAGAGTGATAACAGAGCACACACTGAATAAAAATTCATCCAGGTCCCATTGCATCTTCACTATTTATATCGAG TCTCGTTTCAGAGCTTTCTCAGACGGCAAATGCATTAACTCTAAAATCAACTTAATAGATCTGGCAGGCTCAGAGAGACTGAGCAAGACGGGA TCTGAAGGACAGGTTCTGAAAGAAGCCACGTACATCAACAAGTCTCTGTCGTTCCTTGAGCAAATCATCATTGCCCTGGCTGATCCTAAGAGGGACCACATCCCCTTCCGGCAGAGCAAGCTCACTCACGTTCTCAAGGACTCGCTAG ggggAAACTGCAATACTGTCCTAGTGGCAAATATCTGCGGGGAAGCTGTGCATGTCGAAGAGACT ttgtcGTCTCTTCGTTTTGCTACCAGAATGAAATGGATCACAACGGAGCCGGTCATCAACGAGACGTACGACCAAGAG ggGACAGTGAAAGCTTTGGAGAAGGAGATTATTCTTCTAAAGCAGGAACTGGCCATGCACGACAGCTTG GTAAATCGTTCTTTGGTGACTTATGACCCTCTGACTGACGTCCAGATAGCAGAGATTAAGTCTCAAGTCCATAAATACCTAAAAGGAGACGTGGATGAAATTGAT ATAGTGAACGTCAGGCAAGTCCAGGAGGTTTTTAAGCAGTTCAAACTGGCTGTAAG TCAACAGGAGCATGAAGTGGAGGCCAGATTACGAAGCAAGTACGCTCTGATAGACAAAAATAACTTTGCGGCCGTTGCTGCTCTTCAGAAG GAAGGTGTGGTTGATGTGGATGGCTATTTGGTGCAGGAAGAGGACGGACAGGCTTCTGGGACGAGAACTGCTCCATTTTCATCCAGAGATGGTGGGAAGAAGAAACCCAGGAAAAGCAACGGCCAGCCCAA GAAGGAAGGAATCAGGAGCTTTCTTTCTGGAAGAGATCTGGATGGTTTTTTACCATCAAAAAGTCAGGGAACGGTTTCCACCAAGGATCTGGGTGTGAAAGAGGCAGCAAGGAACCATGATACAGCACATATTGATGCAGAGCTCTCAAAGTCAGCTCCCGTGGAGGATTCCCAGCAGCCCAG CTCCCCTCCATCCAAACCAGTGGCATTTGAGCAGTTTAAGGAGAAGGGCGGAAGTGAGATCAACCGGATCtttaaagagaacaaaagcaTCCTCCTCGCCAGGAAGAAGAGAAGCAGTACAGTGGCGCAGAGGATCAACTTCATCAAGCGTGAGATAGAGAGCATCAAAAAGGCTCTGGAGGCTCAGAAGCAGGAGCGGTGGCAGCAGG GAGAGTATGTCGATGACAAAGGACAGATCATAACTGACGAGGAGGAGTTTTTACTCATCATGAAGCTGAAGGACCTGAAGGAAGAGTACAGGTCTGGTTATGCTGAGCTGCAGGACCTGAAGGCAGAAATCCAGTACTGCCAGCATCTGGTAGACCAGTGCCGGAACAAACTCATCACAG AGTTTGAGGTCTGGTACAGCGAGTCCTTCCTCATTCCCAAGGATGTGCGGGAAGCCCTGAAGCCCGGTGGCAACATCAGACCTGGAATGATTCCCATAAACAGAGTCATGTGCCTG GAGGAAGACGAGCAGGAGAGGTTTGAGCGGATGCAGGAGACAAAGCTGCCGGCCTGCCCGGCTTCGGGCTCGTTCTACAAAGCCAAAATGAAGATTGATCAAAAG CACGCGTACACCAGAACCGTGTCGTCCCTCGAGGAAATACGCAAGAAACCTGGGCTCGTCACAGCTGCTGGGAAGAATAAACCCCTGTCGTTTCTGCGCGTCACGTAA